In Curtobacterium sp. MCPF17_002, one genomic interval encodes:
- a CDS encoding PAC2 family protein — protein sequence MGTVNHPEELYTFAEDAPAVPTGLHLVAGLTGFADAGSAVAQVTSAVLEDLDSELVAEFDPDVLLDWRARRPVITFEHDHIAAVEPPRLALHLVRDELGQPFLFLSGYEPDFQWNRFVAAVTDLAAQLGVVDTTWVQSIPMPVPHTRPISLTVSGTRADLVEQMSVWKPETQAPANVLHLVEHRLSELGKQVTGLVLLVPHYLSDTEFPDAAVAAFSGISSATGLIFPSDALREEGREFRTRVDEQVAGNEELQRLVGMLEERHDTYMEGNPIASPLTGVDGQVPTADSIAAELERFLADRRSDGDASTD from the coding sequence ATGGGGACGGTGAACCACCCCGAGGAGCTCTACACCTTCGCCGAGGACGCGCCGGCCGTACCCACGGGGCTGCACCTGGTCGCCGGTCTGACCGGATTCGCCGACGCCGGATCGGCGGTCGCGCAGGTGACGTCGGCCGTGCTCGAGGACCTCGACAGCGAGCTCGTCGCGGAGTTCGACCCGGACGTGCTGCTCGACTGGCGTGCCCGCCGTCCCGTGATCACGTTCGAGCACGACCACATCGCCGCCGTCGAACCGCCCCGGCTCGCGCTGCACCTGGTGCGCGACGAGCTCGGGCAGCCCTTCCTCTTCCTGTCCGGCTACGAGCCGGACTTCCAGTGGAACCGGTTCGTCGCCGCCGTCACGGACCTCGCCGCGCAGCTCGGGGTCGTGGACACCACGTGGGTGCAGTCGATCCCGATGCCGGTGCCGCACACGCGTCCGATCAGCCTCACCGTGTCCGGGACACGCGCCGACCTCGTCGAGCAGATGAGCGTCTGGAAGCCCGAGACGCAGGCTCCGGCGAACGTGCTGCACCTCGTCGAGCACCGGCTGTCGGAACTCGGCAAGCAGGTCACCGGGCTCGTCCTGCTCGTCCCGCACTACCTGTCCGACACGGAGTTCCCGGACGCCGCCGTCGCGGCGTTCTCGGGCATCTCCTCGGCCACGGGCCTCATCTTCCCGTCGGACGCGCTCCGCGAGGAAGGGCGCGAGTTCCGCACGCGCGTGGACGAGCAGGTCGCCGGCAACGAGGAACTGCAGCGGCTCGTCGGGATGCTCGAGGAGCGGCACGACACCTACATGGAGGGCAACCCGATCGCCTCGCCCCTGACGGGCGTGGACGGGCAGGTCCCGACAGCGGACTCGATCGCCGCGGAACTCGAGCGGTTCCTGGCGGACCGCCGGTCCGACGGTGACGCGAGCACGGACTGA
- a CDS encoding leucyl aminopeptidase, whose product MVRPTLSTDSSAPSSIAADVLVLGVRPGTDGGPATIATPATTPFSALDDLDLASIGATGAKDQLVRLPGTGVAATGIALIGLGSATGVTAIRSAAGSAVRQLPNATSIALALPTDSTELVDAALEGAALGAYSFTRHKGTGTTGPTRGDQAVSVIAPADVAADVTVRPAIVADAATLVRDLVNTAAGDLGPADVATVASSFADDLPLTVEVLDETALEEQGFGGILGVGRGSERPPRLVVVRYAPESATKHLALVGKGITFDSGGLSLKPAGSMLGMKTDMTGAATVLAATVAAARLGLDVRVTAWLCLAENMPSGSATRPGDVLTLKNGKTVEVTNTDAEGRLVLGDGMAAASLEQPDAIVDVATLTGAQVVALGDRTTGLMGSDDLVAQVRAVAESVAEPIWPMPLPEELDARLASEIADMVNATVGNPAGGMLLAGKFLERFVGEGIPWAHLDIAGPSENKGGGYGWLGKGATGVMVRTLISLAEELQAK is encoded by the coding sequence ATGGTCCGACCGACGCTCTCCACCGACTCCTCCGCCCCCTCCTCGATCGCTGCCGACGTCCTCGTGCTCGGTGTCCGGCCGGGCACGGACGGCGGGCCCGCGACCATCGCCACACCCGCCACGACACCGTTCTCCGCGCTCGACGACCTCGACCTCGCGTCGATCGGGGCGACCGGCGCGAAGGACCAGCTCGTGCGTCTGCCCGGCACGGGGGTCGCCGCGACCGGCATCGCGCTCATCGGCCTCGGCAGCGCCACCGGTGTCACCGCGATCCGCTCCGCCGCGGGCAGCGCCGTTCGCCAGCTGCCCAACGCGACCTCGATTGCCCTCGCGCTGCCGACCGACTCGACCGAACTCGTCGACGCCGCGCTCGAGGGCGCCGCACTCGGTGCCTACTCGTTCACCCGGCACAAGGGCACCGGCACCACCGGCCCGACCCGTGGCGACCAGGCCGTCTCGGTGATCGCGCCCGCCGACGTCGCCGCCGACGTGACCGTCCGCCCGGCGATCGTCGCCGACGCCGCCACCCTCGTGCGGGACCTCGTGAACACCGCAGCGGGCGACCTCGGCCCGGCCGACGTCGCAACCGTCGCGTCGTCGTTCGCCGACGACCTGCCGCTCACCGTCGAGGTCCTCGACGAGACCGCGCTCGAGGAGCAGGGCTTCGGGGGCATCCTCGGGGTCGGCCGCGGGTCCGAGCGTCCGCCGCGGCTCGTCGTCGTGCGCTACGCACCGGAGTCCGCGACGAAGCACCTCGCGCTCGTGGGCAAGGGCATCACGTTCGACTCGGGCGGCCTCTCGCTGAAGCCCGCCGGCTCGATGCTCGGCATGAAGACCGACATGACGGGCGCCGCCACGGTCCTCGCCGCGACGGTCGCCGCGGCACGGCTCGGCCTCGACGTCCGGGTGACCGCGTGGTTGTGCCTCGCCGAGAACATGCCGTCCGGTTCCGCCACGCGTCCCGGCGACGTGCTCACCCTGAAGAACGGCAAGACCGTCGAGGTCACCAACACCGACGCCGAGGGCCGGCTGGTGCTCGGCGACGGGATGGCCGCCGCCTCGCTCGAACAGCCCGACGCGATCGTCGACGTCGCCACGCTCACCGGAGCGCAGGTCGTCGCACTCGGCGACCGCACCACCGGCCTGATGGGGAGCGACGACCTCGTCGCACAGGTCCGCGCCGTCGCCGAGTCGGTCGCGGAGCCGATCTGGCCGATGCCCCTCCCCGAGGAGCTCGACGCCCGGCTCGCCAGCGAGATCGCCGACATGGTGAACGCCACGGTCGGCAACCCGGCGGGCGGCATGCTGCTGGCGGGCAAGTTCCTCGAGCGCTTCGTCGGCGAGGGCATCCCGTGGGCGCACCTCGACATCGCGGGCCCGTCCGAGAACAAGGGCGGCGGCTACGGCTGGCTCGGCAAGGGCGCCACCGGCGTCATGGTCCGGACGCTCATCTCGCTCGCAGAAGAGCTCCAGGCCAAGTAG
- the lpdA gene encoding dihydrolipoyl dehydrogenase → MTEQTYDVVVLGGGSGGYAAALRAAELGMSVALIEGDKLGGTCLHRGCIPTKALLHAAEIADGTRDAEKYGVIAEFAGVDVPKVIEYQQGVINSKYKGLQGLIKARGITVVQGWGRLTSPNTVQVGDQTVTGKNVVLATGSYSKSLPGLEIGGRVITSETALRMDYVPNKVVILGGGVIGVEFASVWKSFGAEVTIVEALPHLVPAEDESMSKQLERAFRKRGIEFSLGVRFQGVEQHENGVVVTLEDGKTFDGDILLVAVGRGPVTQNVGFDEVGVAMDRGFVTTTERLATNVPNVYAVGDIVPGLQLAHRGFQQGIFVAEEIAGLNPVVIEDKNIPKITYSDPEVASVGLSQSKAEEQYGADKVDSYEYNLAGNGKSHIIGTAGSVKVVRVVDGPVVGVSMIGARVGELIGEAQLAVNWEAYPEDIAPLIHAHPTQNEALGEAFLHLAGKPLHAL, encoded by the coding sequence GTGACGGAACAGACTTACGACGTCGTGGTCCTCGGTGGCGGCAGTGGTGGCTACGCCGCTGCGCTCCGGGCCGCCGAGCTCGGGATGAGCGTCGCGCTCATCGAGGGAGACAAGCTCGGGGGGACGTGCCTGCACCGCGGCTGCATCCCGACGAAGGCGCTCCTGCACGCGGCCGAGATCGCTGACGGCACCCGTGACGCCGAGAAGTACGGCGTCATCGCCGAGTTCGCCGGTGTCGACGTCCCGAAGGTCATCGAGTACCAGCAGGGCGTCATCAACTCCAAGTACAAGGGCCTGCAGGGGCTCATCAAGGCCCGCGGCATCACCGTCGTCCAGGGCTGGGGCCGCCTCACCTCGCCGAACACCGTGCAGGTGGGCGACCAGACCGTGACCGGCAAGAACGTCGTCCTCGCCACCGGTTCCTACTCGAAGTCCCTCCCCGGGCTCGAGATCGGTGGCCGCGTGATCACCTCCGAGACCGCCCTGCGCATGGACTACGTGCCGAACAAGGTCGTCATCCTCGGCGGCGGCGTCATCGGCGTCGAGTTCGCCAGCGTGTGGAAGTCCTTCGGTGCCGAGGTCACGATCGTCGAGGCGCTCCCCCACCTCGTCCCCGCCGAGGACGAGTCGATGTCGAAGCAGCTCGAGCGCGCGTTCCGCAAGCGCGGCATCGAGTTCTCGCTCGGTGTCCGGTTCCAGGGCGTCGAGCAGCACGAGAACGGCGTCGTCGTGACGCTCGAGGACGGCAAGACCTTCGACGGCGACATCCTCCTCGTCGCGGTCGGCCGCGGCCCCGTCACCCAGAACGTCGGCTTCGACGAGGTCGGCGTCGCGATGGACCGCGGGTTCGTCACCACGACCGAGCGCCTCGCCACGAACGTCCCGAACGTGTACGCCGTCGGCGACATCGTCCCCGGCCTGCAGCTCGCCCACCGCGGCTTCCAGCAGGGCATCTTCGTCGCCGAGGAGATCGCCGGCCTGAACCCGGTGGTCATCGAGGACAAGAACATCCCCAAGATCACGTACTCCGATCCCGAGGTCGCGTCCGTCGGGCTCTCCCAGTCCAAGGCCGAAGAGCAGTACGGCGCCGACAAGGTGGACTCGTACGAGTACAACCTCGCCGGCAACGGCAAGAGCCACATCATCGGCACCGCCGGTTCGGTCAAGGTCGTCCGCGTGGTCGACGGCCCCGTCGTCGGCGTCAGCATGATCGGCGCGCGTGTCGGCGAGCTCATCGGCGAAGCACAGCTCGCCGTGAACTGGGAGGCGTACCCGGAGGACATCGCTCCGCTCATCCACGCGCACCCGACGCAGAACGAGGCACTCGGCGAGGCCTTCCTGCACCTCGCCGGCAAGCCGCTGCACGCCCTGTGA
- a CDS encoding MFS transporter, translated as MNSRRAFLVWGIAVLAYVLAVVQRSSLGVSGVDAQDRFAVSAAVLSTLAVVQIAVYAGLQIPVGIALDRVGPRRLVLLGAVLLVVGQAVVAVSPTIGPAIAGRVLVGAGDAMTFISVIRLVPMWFSGRILPQISQWTGNLGQVGQILSAFPFAVLLHSAGWTPAFGVAAAASAVGLVLAFVFVHNGPVPVRTDTIPLPHTWRGAFHTFGHALRRPGTQLGFWSHYVTQSSGTVFSLLWGVPMLRGLGYSPSEAAGFLTVIVVTGFVVGPVLGVLCARFPLRRSNIVLGIVLALAVVWTAILLWPDHPPTWLLVVLVVVMGIGGPGSLIGFDFARSFNPLGSLGSANGVVNVGGFLAAFVMMFLIGTILDIASGATGQTVFAWANFRLALTVQYVVVGIGVVMLLHARRRTRRVLHDQDGIRVGPLWVALVARLRKRSVQ; from the coding sequence GTGAACTCGCGGCGTGCCTTCCTCGTCTGGGGCATCGCGGTGCTCGCGTACGTCCTGGCGGTCGTCCAGCGCTCGTCGCTGGGCGTCTCGGGTGTCGACGCACAGGACCGCTTCGCGGTCTCGGCCGCCGTCCTGTCGACGCTCGCGGTGGTGCAGATCGCCGTCTACGCGGGCCTGCAGATCCCGGTGGGCATCGCACTCGACCGGGTCGGACCCCGCAGACTCGTGCTGCTCGGTGCCGTGCTGCTCGTGGTCGGGCAGGCAGTCGTCGCGGTGTCGCCGACGATCGGTCCGGCGATCGCGGGACGGGTGCTTGTCGGCGCGGGCGACGCGATGACCTTCATCTCGGTGATCCGGCTCGTGCCGATGTGGTTCAGCGGCCGGATCCTGCCCCAGATCTCGCAGTGGACCGGCAACCTCGGGCAGGTCGGCCAGATCCTGTCGGCGTTCCCGTTCGCGGTCCTGCTGCACAGCGCGGGCTGGACCCCGGCGTTCGGGGTCGCCGCGGCCGCCAGCGCCGTCGGACTCGTGCTCGCGTTCGTCTTCGTGCACAACGGGCCGGTGCCGGTGCGCACGGACACGATCCCGCTGCCGCACACGTGGCGTGGCGCCTTCCACACCTTCGGGCACGCGCTCCGTCGCCCCGGCACGCAGCTGGGCTTCTGGTCGCACTACGTGACCCAGTCCTCCGGCACCGTGTTCTCCCTGCTCTGGGGCGTCCCGATGCTGCGGGGGCTCGGTTACTCGCCGTCCGAGGCGGCGGGCTTCCTCACCGTGATCGTGGTCACCGGCTTCGTGGTCGGGCCGGTCCTCGGCGTGCTCTGCGCACGGTTCCCGCTGCGTCGGTCGAACATCGTGCTCGGGATCGTGCTCGCCCTGGCCGTGGTGTGGACGGCGATCCTGCTCTGGCCGGACCACCCGCCGACCTGGCTGCTCGTCGTGCTCGTCGTCGTGATGGGCATCGGCGGCCCCGGTTCCCTCATCGGGTTCGACTTCGCCCGGTCGTTCAACCCGCTCGGCTCGCTCGGGTCGGCGAACGGCGTGGTGAACGTCGGCGGCTTCCTCGCGGCCTTCGTGATGATGTTCCTCATCGGCACGATCCTCGACATCGCGTCCGGCGCCACCGGGCAGACCGTGTTCGCGTGGGCGAACTTCCGGCTGGCCCTCACCGTGCAGTACGTGGTGGTCGGGATCGGCGTGGTGATGCTGCTGCACGCACGTCGCCGGACACGCCGTGTGCTGCACGACCAGGACGGAATACGGGTGGGGCCGCTCTGGGTTGCACTGGTTGCGCGCCTACGGAAGCGGAGCGTGCAATAA
- the sucB gene encoding 2-oxoglutarate dehydrogenase, E2 component, dihydrolipoamide succinyltransferase produces the protein MSESVNLPALGESVTEGTVTRWLKNVGDRVEVDEPLLEVSTDKVDTEIPSPIAGVVEEILVQEDETVEVGTALVKIGDGSSDGGSADSSDSQSSESSNEAAADAEEPEAAPSTEQESETPAPEPTEPEPAPAGQTQPAAPQAPAAPPAAAPVPQAAPVPPPAAAPPAAVPAPAPAAAPAAAPAAASAPSAAASVPNPTQDASASGYVTPLVRKLANEQGVDLSTVTGSGVGGRIRKEDVLAAAEAAAKAPAAGGSAPAAAPAGPFVAEVSPLRGTREKMTRLRKVVAERAVQSMTSTAQLTSVVEVDVTKVAQFRDAHKAEFLEKTGAKLSFMPFFALAASEALKAHPKINSTVEGEEIVYPETENVSIAVDTERGLLTPVIKDAASLDLAQFSKSIADLADRTRNNQLKPDELAGGTFTLTNTGSRGALFDTPVVFLPQSAILGTGIVTKRPAVVKVDGQEAIAIRSFVYLALSYDHRIIDGADASRYLVAVKNRLEEGNFGPNLGY, from the coding sequence ATGAGCGAATCCGTCAACCTCCCGGCGCTCGGCGAGAGCGTCACCGAGGGCACGGTGACCCGATGGCTGAAGAACGTCGGTGACCGGGTCGAGGTCGACGAGCCGCTGCTCGAGGTCTCGACCGACAAGGTCGACACCGAGATCCCGTCGCCGATCGCCGGTGTCGTGGAGGAGATCCTCGTGCAGGAGGACGAGACCGTCGAGGTCGGCACCGCCCTCGTGAAGATCGGTGACGGCTCGTCCGACGGCGGTTCGGCGGACTCGTCGGACTCGCAGTCGTCGGAGTCCTCGAACGAGGCCGCCGCCGACGCCGAGGAGCCCGAGGCCGCGCCGAGCACCGAGCAGGAGTCCGAGACCCCCGCGCCGGAGCCCACCGAGCCCGAGCCCGCCCCCGCCGGCCAGACCCAGCCCGCCGCGCCGCAGGCCCCTGCAGCACCGCCGGCCGCCGCTCCGGTCCCCCAGGCCGCACCGGTCCCGCCGCCCGCCGCAGCACCGCCGGCAGCCGTCCCGGCCCCCGCACCGGCTGCAGCACCGGCCGCAGCACCCGCCGCCGCCTCGGCACCGAGCGCAGCCGCTTCGGTACCGAACCCGACGCAGGACGCCTCGGCCTCCGGCTACGTCACCCCGCTCGTGCGCAAGCTCGCGAACGAGCAGGGCGTCGACCTGTCGACCGTCACCGGCTCCGGTGTCGGCGGACGCATCCGCAAGGAAGACGTCCTCGCCGCCGCCGAGGCAGCAGCGAAGGCCCCGGCCGCCGGTGGTTCCGCCCCCGCAGCAGCCCCGGCCGGACCGTTCGTCGCCGAGGTCTCGCCCCTCCGTGGCACCCGCGAGAAGATGACCCGCCTCCGCAAGGTCGTCGCCGAGCGGGCCGTGCAGTCGATGACCTCGACCGCGCAGCTCACCAGTGTCGTCGAGGTCGACGTGACGAAGGTCGCGCAGTTCCGTGACGCCCACAAGGCGGAGTTCCTCGAGAAGACCGGCGCGAAGCTCTCCTTCATGCCGTTCTTCGCCCTCGCGGCGTCCGAGGCGCTCAAGGCCCACCCGAAGATCAACTCGACGGTGGAGGGCGAGGAGATCGTCTACCCGGAGACCGAGAACGTCTCGATCGCGGTCGACACCGAGCGCGGCCTGCTCACCCCGGTGATCAAGGACGCGGCGTCGCTCGACCTGGCGCAGTTCTCGAAGTCCATCGCGGACCTCGCGGACCGCACCCGCAACAACCAGCTGAAGCCCGACGAGCTCGCGGGCGGCACGTTCACGCTGACCAACACCGGTTCGCGTGGCGCGCTGTTCGACACCCCCGTGGTGTTCCTGCCGCAGTCGGCGATCCTCGGCACGGGCATCGTGACGAAGCGTCCGGCGGTCGTGAAGGTCGACGGACAGGAAGCCATCGCGATCCGTTCGTTCGTCTACCTCGCGCTGTCGTACGACCACCGGATCATCGACGGTGCCGACGCGTCGCGCTACCTCGTCGCGGTGAAGAACCGCCTCGAGGAGGGCAACTTCGGCCCGAACCTCGGGTACTGA